Proteins encoded by one window of Cylindrospermum stagnale PCC 7417:
- the pgmB gene encoding beta-phosphoglucomutase, producing MDTTDRSRTFNYTDWILIENQFDPKQSHSRETIFTIGNGYLSTRGSFEEGYTRSLPATLINGVYDEVPVVYTELANCPDWLPLVVTINSESPLETLRDRSQRGEAHRSQRGEAHRFRLDQGEILQYERRLDLRHGILSRSLRWRSPKGNIIDIYFERFASLADEHVLGQRCQLTPVNFDGSIEVQASINGYPENQGFNHWEEIDQGKTDHGIWLHSRTRNSRIDIGMAARMRISGTEASLQVNTVPGYPTLNATLKVRSPTVEPSLSPQTVVVEKVVTVFTSRDIESPVTAARQKLAQLPDYTTLLDAHKQAWDEIWQQSDIVIEGDSTAAFAVRYNLFQLLIAAPRHDDKVSIPAKTLSGFGYRGHIFWDTEIFILPFFIFTQPTIARNLLNYRYHTLNGARRKAAHSGHEGAMYAWESADTGDEVTPRWALPSDFYGEDVRIWCRDREIHNNADIPYAVWYYWQVTGDDQWMRDCGAEIILDTAIFWGSRVEFNPQSARYEIRGVIGADEYHDFVHNNAFTNRMVQWHLDKALLIDDWLRHTWTERAADLEDKLQITSEMRSRWQDIIAKILLLDDPATGLIEQFEGFFQLADINLADYEPRDRSMQVILGIEAANKHQVLKQPDVLMLLYLMRKSAEFPYNLQTLQVNWDYYAPRTDITYGSSLGPAIHAILASDLGKTMEAYERFMQAAMVDLEDHRGNTNEGIHGASAGGVWQAVVLGFGGIQLTESGPVANPHLPPGWTRLKFKLHWHGKWHEFDLRPNFLDIRGVIFDLDGVLTDTAEFHYLAWQKLADEEGIPFSREDNEALRGVSRRASLMLIVGDRKYSEAQIQEMMERKNRYYVESIQNITPKDLLPGAIALLDDLRQNKVKIAIGSASKNAREVMSRLGIADQVDAIADGYSVQLPKPAPDLFLHAAELLGLPPNQCVVVEDAAAGIEAALAADMWTVGLGPVERVGAAHVVLPSLAGIKWADIQAKLNQVASESHQKPKR from the coding sequence ATGGATACAACTGATCGCTCCCGCACTTTTAATTACACAGACTGGATATTAATCGAAAACCAGTTTGACCCCAAGCAGTCACACTCTAGAGAAACTATTTTCACCATTGGTAACGGCTATTTATCTACGAGGGGCAGCTTTGAGGAAGGCTATACTCGTTCATTACCAGCTACTTTAATCAACGGCGTCTATGATGAAGTGCCTGTGGTGTATACAGAACTCGCTAACTGTCCTGACTGGTTACCATTGGTGGTAACGATTAATAGCGAATCTCCTTTGGAGACATTGCGCGATCGCTCCCAGCGGGGCGAAGCCCATCGCTCCCAGCGGGGCGAAGCCCATCGCTTCCGTCTCGATCAAGGTGAGATATTGCAGTATGAACGACGGCTTGATTTGCGTCATGGAATTCTCAGCCGTTCTTTGCGTTGGCGTAGTCCCAAGGGTAATATAATAGACATCTATTTTGAACGCTTTGCCAGTCTAGCGGATGAGCATGTCTTAGGACAACGCTGCCAACTAACACCCGTAAATTTTGATGGCTCGATTGAAGTCCAAGCTAGCATCAACGGCTATCCAGAAAATCAAGGTTTCAATCACTGGGAAGAAATAGACCAAGGTAAAACTGATCACGGGATATGGTTGCACAGCCGCACCCGTAACTCCCGGATTGATATTGGTATGGCTGCAAGGATGAGGATATCGGGAACCGAGGCATCGTTGCAAGTTAACACTGTACCCGGTTATCCTACCTTGAATGCTACCTTAAAGGTGCGTTCACCAACAGTAGAGCCTAGCTTATCGCCGCAAACAGTGGTGGTGGAGAAGGTAGTCACAGTTTTTACCTCGCGGGATATTGAGTCCCCAGTTACAGCCGCGAGACAAAAACTCGCCCAACTTCCCGACTACACAACCCTACTTGATGCCCATAAACAAGCATGGGATGAAATTTGGCAGCAAAGCGATATCGTGATTGAGGGGGATAGCACTGCTGCTTTTGCTGTTCGCTACAATCTATTTCAACTGCTGATTGCTGCTCCTAGACATGATGACAAAGTGAGTATTCCCGCAAAAACTCTTTCGGGATTTGGCTATCGTGGGCATATATTTTGGGATACAGAAATATTTATCCTGCCATTTTTTATTTTTACCCAACCAACCATTGCCCGCAATTTACTCAATTACCGCTACCACACTTTAAATGGAGCAAGACGTAAAGCAGCCCATTCTGGGCATGAGGGAGCGATGTATGCATGGGAAAGTGCTGATACGGGTGATGAGGTGACACCGCGTTGGGCACTCCCCAGTGATTTTTATGGCGAAGATGTGCGGATTTGGTGTCGCGATCGCGAAATTCACAACAATGCAGATATCCCTTATGCTGTCTGGTACTACTGGCAAGTAACTGGTGACGATCAGTGGATGCGCGACTGTGGTGCAGAGATCATTCTCGATACCGCTATTTTTTGGGGTAGCCGGGTTGAGTTTAATCCTCAATCCGCACGTTATGAAATTCGTGGGGTGATCGGTGCAGATGAATACCACGACTTTGTCCACAATAATGCCTTCACTAATCGGATGGTGCAATGGCATCTAGATAAAGCCCTGTTAATCGATGATTGGCTGCGTCATACTTGGACAGAGCGAGCTGCTGACTTAGAGGATAAACTGCAAATTACTTCAGAAATGCGATCGCGCTGGCAAGATATTATCGCCAAAATTTTGCTTCTTGACGATCCCGCAACCGGATTAATTGAGCAGTTCGAGGGATTTTTCCAATTAGCAGATATCAACTTAGCAGACTACGAACCACGCGATCGCTCAATGCAAGTGATTCTGGGCATTGAAGCAGCCAACAAGCACCAAGTACTGAAGCAGCCAGATGTGTTGATGCTGCTTTATCTCATGCGGAAATCAGCAGAATTTCCCTACAACCTGCAAACATTGCAGGTAAATTGGGACTACTATGCACCGCGCACAGATATCACCTATGGTTCCTCCTTAGGCCCAGCAATTCACGCCATTTTAGCCTCAGATTTAGGTAAAACGATGGAGGCTTATGAACGATTTATGCAAGCAGCAATGGTGGATCTCGAAGATCACCGAGGTAACACCAATGAAGGAATTCACGGGGCTAGTGCTGGAGGTGTCTGGCAGGCGGTAGTTTTGGGGTTTGGAGGTATCCAATTAACCGAAAGTGGCCCTGTAGCCAATCCTCACCTGCCCCCAGGCTGGACACGCCTGAAGTTTAAGCTGCACTGGCACGGTAAATGGCACGAGTTTGATTTGCGTCCCAACTTTCTCGATATCCGGGGCGTGATCTTCGATTTAGATGGGGTTTTAACAGATACAGCGGAGTTTCATTATCTAGCTTGGCAAAAGTTAGCAGATGAAGAGGGTATACCTTTTAGTAGAGAAGATAACGAAGCATTGCGGGGTGTATCTCGTCGGGCTTCGCTGATGTTGATAGTTGGGGATAGGAAATATTCGGAAGCGCAAATTCAGGAGATGATGGAACGCAAGAACCGCTACTATGTAGAGTCTATCCAAAACATTACACCAAAAGATTTGTTACCAGGTGCGATCGCTCTTTTGGATGATCTGCGGCAAAATAAAGTTAAAATTGCCATCGGTTCAGCCAGTAAAAATGCTCGTGAGGTGATGTCGCGATTGGGAATTGCTGATCAGGTGGATGCGATCGCCGATGGTTATAGTGTACAACTACCCAAACCAGCGCCTGACCTCTTTCTCCACGCCGCCGAACTGCTAGGACTCCCACCAAATCAATGTGTAGTTGTCGAAGATGCAGCCGCAGGTATTGAGGCGGCTTTAGCTGCTGATATGTGGACTGTAGGACTCGGCCCGGTTGAGAGAGTCGGCGCTGCTCATGTTGTATTGCCGAGTTTAGCAGGCATTAAGTGGGCAGATATACAAGCAAAATTAAATCAAGTCGCCTCAGAATCACACCAAAAGCCGAAGAGGTGA
- a CDS encoding Rrf2 family transcriptional regulator, protein MELSNKSEYAILALLELATCYPKGEPLQIREIAALQHIPSRYLEQLLATLRRQGLIKSIRGAKGGYVLAREPGKITLLDALNCMEGLDPVPSSFDPHQHTVEGEVIQDVWLEARQAANTVLQKYTLQDLCERRVTRERRELMYYI, encoded by the coding sequence GTGGAACTCTCTAATAAATCAGAATACGCAATTTTAGCCTTGTTAGAACTGGCAACCTGCTATCCTAAAGGCGAACCGCTACAAATACGAGAGATAGCGGCACTGCAACATATACCCAGCCGCTATTTAGAACAACTGCTGGCAACATTAAGGCGTCAAGGTCTAATTAAAAGTATACGTGGCGCTAAAGGTGGCTATGTTCTGGCGCGAGAACCGGGAAAAATTACGCTGCTAGACGCTTTGAACTGTATGGAAGGCTTAGATCCAGTACCATCGAGTTTTGATCCGCATCAGCACACAGTAGAAGGTGAGGTTATTCAGGATGTTTGGCTAGAAGCACGTCAGGCCGCTAATACAGTTTTGCAAAAATATACACTCCAAGACCTTTGTGAGCGGCGAGTAACTAGAGAACGTAGGGAACTGATGTATTACATTTAG
- a CDS encoding universal stress protein, producing the protein MFKKILIALDRSEIGKHIFEQGLALAKVTSASLMLVHILSPEEEGSPNLPVLSNLDYYPGMTTQSFDLYQKNWEAFKTESLQMLQSFSAQANTVGINTEFTQPYGSPGRIICDIARNWDADLIVIGRRGRTGLMELLLGSVSNYVLHHAPCSVHVVHPPVSLTNQEAVKENTVAVGVA; encoded by the coding sequence ATGTTTAAAAAGATTCTCATTGCATTGGATCGCTCAGAAATAGGCAAGCATATTTTTGAGCAAGGGTTGGCTTTAGCTAAGGTAACATCAGCTAGCTTAATGTTAGTTCATATCCTGTCTCCCGAAGAAGAAGGTAGTCCCAATCTACCTGTATTGTCTAACTTGGACTACTACCCAGGAATGACTACTCAAAGCTTCGATTTATACCAAAAGAACTGGGAAGCCTTTAAAACTGAAAGTTTGCAGATGTTGCAATCTTTCAGCGCTCAAGCGAACACGGTAGGTATTAATACAGAATTTACTCAACCCTATGGCAGCCCTGGACGCATTATTTGCGACATAGCCCGGAATTGGGATGCTGACCTAATTGTCATCGGGCGTCGAGGTCGCACTGGGCTAATGGAATTATTACTTGGTAGCGTCAGTAACTATGTTCTCCACCATGCTCCTTGTTCAGTGCATGTCGTCCATCCTCCAGTTAGTCTGACCAATCAAGAAGCGGTCAAAGAAAATACAGTAGCTGTCGGCGTTGCTTGA
- a CDS encoding adenosine-specific kinase, giving the protein MELKSVAMQIPEGCNLILGQTHFIKTVEDLYEIMVGISSQVKFAIAFCEASGACLIRIAGNDSLLQQVAIENALAIAAGHSFIILLKDAYPINFLNAIKQCPEVCTIYCATANPVEVILAQTAQGSGILGVIDGFSPKGIESDEDVKARQQLLRQIGYKL; this is encoded by the coding sequence ATGGAACTCAAATCAGTGGCAATGCAAATTCCTGAAGGTTGTAATCTTATTTTGGGGCAAACCCACTTTATCAAAACAGTGGAAGACCTGTATGAAATCATGGTCGGGATATCTTCACAGGTAAAATTTGCGATCGCTTTCTGTGAAGCCTCAGGCGCTTGTCTCATCAGGATTGCGGGTAATGACAGCCTTTTACAACAAGTAGCGATTGAAAATGCACTAGCCATCGCGGCAGGTCACAGCTTCATCATCTTACTCAAAGATGCCTATCCCATCAACTTCCTCAACGCCATCAAGCAGTGTCCAGAAGTCTGCACAATTTATTGCGCCACAGCCAACCCAGTAGAAGTAATTCTCGCCCAAACAGCACAAGGAAGCGGCATTCTCGGCGTTATCGATGGATTTTCACCCAAAGGAATCGAAAGTGACGAAGACGTGAAAGCGCGTCAACAGTTACTTCGTCAAATCGGTTACAAACTTTAA
- a CDS encoding hydrogenase maturation protease, which yields MAGNIMVIGYGNALCSDDGIGQRVANAIESWHLSTVETLAIQQLTPELAASLANADLAIFVDACMHSAEADEVQVRPLSPSPANFITRDEVDPRSLLALTQSLYGHCPPAWWVTIPGTNFQVGDALCNPFDLHLSPVARTGMAIALVKIMQILGQCQNIWMNLNSQHHLPKTPSADSSFIQAKCNTSVPYVL from the coding sequence ATGGCTGGAAATATCATGGTGATTGGTTACGGTAATGCTTTATGTAGTGACGATGGTATTGGGCAAAGAGTAGCTAATGCGATTGAATCTTGGCATTTATCAACTGTGGAAACCCTAGCAATCCAACAACTGACTCCTGAACTGGCGGCAAGTTTAGCAAATGCTGATTTGGCAATTTTTGTCGATGCCTGTATGCATTCCGCTGAAGCAGATGAAGTCCAAGTGCGTCCGCTCTCACCTTCTCCTGCCAATTTTATCACCAGAGATGAGGTCGATCCGCGATCGCTCCTCGCTCTGACTCAATCTCTTTATGGTCACTGTCCCCCGGCTTGGTGGGTGACTATACCTGGCACCAATTTTCAGGTGGGTGATGCCCTCTGTAACCCCTTCGATCTACACTTATCACCAGTTGCCCGAACTGGAATGGCGATCGCTTTGGTAAAAATTATGCAAATTCTGGGCCAATGTCAAAATATTTGGATGAACTTGAATTCTCAGCATCATCTACCAAAAACTCCCTCTGCTGATTCATCTTTCATCCAAGCTAAATGTAATACATCAGTTCCCTACGTTCTCTAG
- a CDS encoding pentapeptide repeat-containing protein, with product MPEVNFQQPINSATTLIEGYAAGKRDFSKAELGDADLQGVDLKGSDFSYADLSAANLREANLRGCDLSFADLSQANLQNANLRGALLISADLRQADLKGAKLEKADCDRATHFPQNFDPVQAGLQIEEG from the coding sequence ATGCCTGAAGTAAATTTTCAACAGCCAATTAATAGCGCCACTACTCTCATAGAAGGGTACGCAGCGGGAAAACGAGACTTTAGTAAAGCGGAATTAGGTGATGCTGATTTGCAAGGTGTTGACCTGAAAGGATCTGACTTCAGCTATGCTGACTTAAGTGCAGCTAACCTGAGAGAAGCGAATCTAAGAGGATGTGACCTCAGCTTTGCGGATCTTAGCCAAGCTAATCTGCAAAATGCTAATCTCCGGGGAGCTTTGTTGATTTCCGCCGATCTCCGCCAAGCTGATCTCAAGGGAGCGAAACTAGAAAAAGCAGATTGCGATCGCGCTACCCATTTTCCTCAAAATTTTGATCCGGTGCAGGCAGGTTTGCAGATAGAAGAGGGTTAA